One genomic segment of Salmo trutta chromosome 8, fSalTru1.1, whole genome shotgun sequence includes these proteins:
- the LOC115199255 gene encoding low affinity immunoglobulin gamma Fc region receptor II-like, with translation MCIYNYCIPLTMSLFVSDPQTSVSLKIRPNRTQHFTSKSLSLSCEEKSNSTGWRLKRYREKAVESECGSNWGSIAGSTCTIRSTRKKDSGVYWCEYGSGEYSNAVNITVADGPLILQSPPYPITEGDSVTLHCTYRYQQTNPIPKVDFYKDGVLIRNATTGEMTIPVVSKSDEGFYKCKSNEGESPESWVTVRGPTSPRGPTWTRNRTKNLPRARLLIICSVMLVLLLLDQVMCRTP, from the exons ATGtgtatatataactactgtataccTTTGACTATGTCACTCTTTGTTTCAGATCCGCAAACTTCAGTGTCTCTCAAAATAAGACCTAACAGAACTCAACACTTTACATCAAAGTCTCTCTCACTAAGCTGTGAGGAGAAGAGTAACTCTACTGGATGGAGActgaagagatacagagagaaagcagTGGAGTCAGAGTGTGGCTCTAACTGGGGATCAATAGCAGGGTCCACATGTACCATCAGGTCAACACGTAAAAAGGACAGTGGAGTGTACTGGTGTGAGTATGGATCAGGAGAGTACAGTAATGCTGTCAACATCACAGTGGCTG ATGGCCCTCTGATCCTGCAGAGCCCTCCCTATCCCATAACTGAGGGAGACTCTGTGACTCTACACTGTACATATAGATATCAGCAAACAAACCCGATCCCCAAGGTTGATTTCTACAAAGATGGAGTACTCATCAGGAATGCGACCACAGGAGAGATGACCATCCCTGTAGTATCCAAGTCAGATGAAGGCTTCTATAAGTGTAAATCTAATGAAGGAGAATCACCAGAGagctgggtgacagtgagag gcccAACCAGCCCCAGAGGACCAACCTGGACCCGCAACAGGACCAAGAATCTACCCAGGGCCAGGCTCCTGATAATCTGCAGCGTG